The Henckelia pumila isolate YLH828 chromosome 2, ASM3356847v2, whole genome shotgun sequence genome includes a window with the following:
- the LOC140877218 gene encoding uncharacterized protein, translating to MNRNAFARLCYLLTNVGGLVESRYVKVEEKAAMFLSILAHHKKNRVTGHDYMRSGHTVSNHFHEVLASILKLHPILLVKPIPITEDSSNDTWKWFKGCLGALDGTYVSVHVPKNEQPKFRTRKGTIAINVLGVCDHNMNFIYALCGWEGSAADARVLRDAVTRSEGLKVPRGCYYLYDNGYANVEGLLTPYRRVRYHIHAWANSSIGPQNYKECFNAKHCNARNVIERAFGLLKKRWDVLRSPTFYPLKIQNRMIMACILLHNFIRTQMPNDPVEEVEDTTCSPTHGPSDDFIDNLTSSQAWDTWRDNLANSMYQREA from the exons ATGAATCGGAATGCCTTTGCACGATTGTGTTACTTACTAACTAATGTCGGAGGGCTGGTCGAATCTAGATATGTGAAGGTAGAGGAGAAGGCTGCTATGTTCTTATCCATTCTAGCACATCATAAAAAAAACAGGGTTACCGGACATGATTACATGCGTAGTGGTCATACAGTTAGCAATCATTTTCACGAAGTGTTGGCCTCCATATTGAAACTACACCCTATACTTCTGGTCAAGCCTATTCCTATTACCGAAGACTCTTCAAATGACACTTGGAAATGGTTCAAG GGTTGTCTCGGAGCATTGGATGGTACATATGTAAGTGTGCATGTTCCAAAAAATGAGCAGCCCAAATTTAGAACAAGAAAGGGTACTATTGCCATAAACGTACTGGGTGTTTGTGATCATAATATGAACTTCATTTACGCGCTTTGTGGTTGGGAGGGATCAGCAGCAGATGCAAGGGTGCTCCGTGATGCTGTGACACGATCTGAAGGTCTCAAAGTTCCGAGAG GGTGCTATTATTTATATGACAATGGATATGCTAACGTGGAAGGGTTATTGACACCATATAGGAGAGTACGCTATCACATACATGCTTGGGCCAATTCATCTATTGGGCCTCAAAATTACAAGGAGTGTTTCAATGCCAAACACTGTAATGCACGTAATGTCATAGAACGGGCATTCGGGCTGCTTAAAAAGAGATGGGATGTGCTTCGATCACCTACATTTTATCCTTTGAAAATTCAGAATAGGATGATAATGGCTTGTATTTTATTGCATAACTTTATCCGAACTCAAATGCCCAATGATCCTGTTGAAGAAGTGGAAGATACAACATGTAGTCCTACACATGGCCCAAGTGAtgattttatagataatttgACATCTTCTCAAGCTTGGGACACTTGGAGAGACAATTTAGCAAATTCGATGTATCAAAGGGAGGCATGA
- the LOC140877219 gene encoding uncharacterized protein, which translates to MESGPSIFNAKGKGNKTEKTRRTWSVREEEALIEALKTAVHRGFRSENGFRCGYLSFLETELAKAFSGSNIRANPHIVSKIHVWKKTHGSLMSMLSRSGIGWNDTDKVIEASNEAWEEFVKSDNNARLMRNKSWPFFNDWCEIFGNDRAAGSYVEPFAAAVQDVLNINTDVSTDVEYVATDFFNVTEGAGESISVSQSPLSNATSNRKGDSKKRKKNVESDDGIVNAINNLADITKSTMSDLVKQLGTDEKIAALLDNAFDALGHMTEINMDDKVFVAELMVDNPSKLGLFLRLPHEGRLSLIRRPLQKD; encoded by the exons ATGGAATCTGGTCCAAGCATTTTCAATGCAAAGGGAAAAGGAAATAAAACTGAAAAAACACGTCGTACCTGGAGCGTGAGAGAGGAAGAAGCCCTTATCGAAGCTCTAAAAACAGCAGTCCATCGAGGGTTTAGGAGCGAAAATGGTTTTCGTTGTGGATACTTGTCTTTCTTGGAGACTGAGCTCGCAAAAGCGTTTTCAGGTTCAAATATCCGTGCTAATCCTCACATTGTTTCTAAAATTCATGTGTGGAAGAAAACACATGGCTCGTTGATGTCAATGTTAAGTCGAAGTGGTATAGGTTGGAATGACACCGACAAAGTTATTGAAGCTTCGAACGAGGCTTGGGAAGAGTTTGTGAAG TCAGATAATAATGCACGCCTCATGAGAAATAAGTCCTGGCCATTTTTCAATGATTGGTGCGAGATATTTGGTAACGATAGGGCAGCAGGGAGCTATGTTGAGCCATTTGCGGCTGCTGTACAAGATGTTCTGAACATCAACACTGATGTAAGTACTGATGTCGAATATGTGGCAACTGATTTTTTCAATGTGACAGAGGGTGCCGGTGAATCAATATCAGTGTCACAAAGTCCTTTGTCTAATGCAACTAGCAATCGAAAGGGAGACTCAAAGAAACGCAAGAAAAATGTTGAAAGTGATGATGGTATTGTCAATGCTATCAACAATTTAGCAGACATTACTAAGTCAACTATGTCGGATCTCGTAAAGCAACTTGGTACTGACGAGAAGATAGCTGCCCTTCTGGATAATGCATTTGACGCATTAGGACATATGACAGAGATCAACATGGATGATAAAGTATTTGTAGCGGAGTTGATGGTGGACAATCCAAGCAAGTTAGGACTGTTCTTGCGTTTGCCCCATGAGGGTAGGTTAAGTTTGATTCGACGGCCACTGCAGAAAGATTGA